Proteins co-encoded in one Kribbella qitaiheensis genomic window:
- a CDS encoding peptidoglycan D,D-transpeptidase FtsI family protein, which translates to MRRQQGDDPRRAVPKKTVAKKAVARKAVARNAVAKKAVAKKAVAKKAAPNRPRKTAEARPAPRRPGPDGRPLRPVGKKVAPPRKRPPQSRRPPAPRKPKPKRPPRTLKLGRPTLRLRVTLGVMAFVLSLFAGRLILLQGVDPDSYALAATKENTKPFVLHASRGDIVDRNGAPLSVSEDAVAITADPSLTSKVAPELAAILSPKLSGTTYDELLQAMTKKGRFTYLAHQVSPQAWTQIAASIKLQNKDRAKAKQPLLTGLYTEADPIRNHPNGTIAANVVGVVGADGKGLSGLEYGLNDKLSGTDGKAMYEVDAKGNKIPNADHTVEEPKSGTGAQLTLDADLEWFAEKRIEQAVKQYKAESGTVVTIDLKNHEILTMANYPTFDPNKPVKSGALKNPALEQVYEPGSVQKVMTMAALADAGLISMDTKLQVPGSYTVQRRTIKDHFDHGLLNLTISGVVAKSSNVGTIMASQQMPIQQFVHYLKNFGFGDPTGLNFPGESRGLMPPGDEWSELTRSNVAFGQGLSANAVQMTAAVAAVADGGVFTPPKLVKNYLGPNGEVIPNPTAPSHRVVSETAAREVGLMMESVVGKGGSATQAQIPGYRVAGKTGTAQEVDSACSCYRKWATSFVGFAPADNPRFVTYVVLQNPTNGRGGGFQGGPVFRDVMSYALQKYAVPPTGAKAPVIPLTW; encoded by the coding sequence GTGCGCAGGCAGCAGGGCGACGACCCGCGCCGCGCCGTTCCCAAGAAGACAGTAGCGAAGAAGGCCGTTGCCAGGAAGGCTGTCGCGAGGAATGCAGTCGCCAAGAAGGCGGTGGCCAAGAAGGCGGTGGCCAAGAAGGCCGCACCCAACCGGCCGCGGAAGACTGCCGAGGCTCGCCCGGCCCCGCGCCGTCCAGGTCCGGACGGTCGACCGCTGCGACCAGTAGGTAAGAAGGTCGCGCCGCCGCGGAAGCGGCCGCCGCAGAGCCGGCGCCCACCGGCGCCGCGCAAGCCGAAGCCGAAACGTCCACCGCGCACGCTCAAGCTTGGTCGTCCCACGCTGCGGCTGCGGGTGACGCTCGGCGTGATGGCGTTCGTCCTGTCGCTGTTCGCCGGCCGGCTGATCCTGCTGCAGGGTGTCGACCCGGACTCGTACGCGCTCGCCGCGACGAAGGAGAACACCAAGCCCTTCGTCCTGCACGCCTCCCGCGGCGACATCGTGGACCGCAACGGCGCCCCGCTGTCGGTGTCGGAGGACGCGGTGGCGATCACCGCCGACCCGTCGCTGACCAGCAAGGTCGCGCCCGAACTGGCGGCGATCCTGTCGCCGAAGCTGTCCGGCACGACCTACGACGAATTGCTGCAGGCAATGACCAAGAAGGGCCGGTTCACCTACCTGGCCCACCAGGTGAGCCCGCAGGCCTGGACCCAGATCGCCGCCTCGATCAAGTTGCAGAACAAGGATCGGGCGAAGGCCAAGCAGCCGCTGCTGACTGGCCTCTACACCGAGGCGGACCCGATCCGGAACCACCCGAACGGCACCATCGCCGCGAACGTGGTCGGCGTGGTCGGTGCCGACGGCAAGGGACTGTCCGGACTCGAGTACGGACTGAACGACAAGCTGTCCGGTACCGACGGCAAGGCGATGTACGAAGTCGATGCCAAGGGCAACAAGATCCCGAACGCGGACCACACCGTGGAGGAGCCGAAGTCCGGTACCGGCGCGCAGCTGACCCTGGACGCGGACCTGGAATGGTTCGCGGAGAAGCGGATCGAGCAGGCCGTCAAGCAGTACAAGGCCGAGTCCGGCACGGTGGTGACCATCGACCTGAAGAACCACGAGATCCTGACGATGGCCAACTACCCGACCTTCGACCCGAACAAGCCGGTCAAGTCGGGCGCGCTGAAGAACCCCGCGCTGGAGCAGGTCTACGAGCCGGGCAGCGTGCAGAAGGTGATGACGATGGCCGCGCTGGCCGACGCCGGGCTGATCTCGATGGACACCAAGCTGCAGGTGCCCGGGTCGTACACGGTCCAGCGCCGCACCATCAAGGACCACTTCGACCACGGCCTGCTGAACCTGACCATCTCCGGGGTGGTGGCGAAGTCGTCGAACGTCGGCACGATCATGGCGTCGCAGCAGATGCCGATCCAGCAGTTCGTGCACTACCTGAAGAACTTCGGCTTCGGCGACCCGACCGGGCTGAACTTCCCGGGCGAGAGTCGTGGCCTGATGCCGCCAGGGGACGAGTGGAGCGAGCTGACCCGGTCGAACGTGGCGTTCGGCCAGGGCCTGTCCGCGAACGCCGTCCAGATGACCGCCGCGGTGGCCGCCGTCGCCGACGGCGGTGTCTTCACGCCGCCCAAGCTGGTGAAGAACTACCTCGGCCCCAATGGCGAGGTGATCCCGAACCCGACGGCGCCGTCGCACCGGGTGGTGAGCGAGACCGCAGCCAGGGAGGTCGGGCTGATGATGGAGTCCGTCGTCGGCAAAGGCGGTAGTGCGACCCAGGCGCAGATCCCCGGCTACCGCGTGGCCGGCAAGACCGGTACGGCGCAAGAGGTCGACTCCGCTTGCAGCTGCTACCGCAAGTGGGCCACTTCTTTCGTCGGATTCGCTCCCGCGGACAACCCGCGCTTCGTCACCTACGTCGTACTGCAGAACCCGACGAACGGGCGAGGCGGCGGTTTCCAGGGAGGCCCGGTGTTCCGCGACGTGATGAGTTACGCGCTGCAGAAGTACGCCGTACCGCCCACCGGTGCGAAGGCGCCCGTCATTCCGCTCACCTGGTGA
- a CDS encoding UDP-N-acetylmuramoyl-L-alanyl-D-glutamate--2,6-diaminopimelate ligase has protein sequence MRPRHTVPISLAELAATAGARIPATDAEVTGVSLDSRSILPGDLYAALPGAVTHGAAFVEGARAAGAVAVLTDPAGEDRAIAAGLPTLVVGKPREVLGAVAAQIYGEPTKGLRLLGVTGTNGKTTTSYLLDAVLRNVGQAALIGTIETRIGSGADAEVVKSVRTTPEATDLQALFAVMREQAVAWCAMEVSSHALAMGRVDGARYAVAGFTNLTQDHLDFHKTFEEYFAAKASLFTPELCDLAVVNIDDEYGRRLAAQTVVPLVTVSTTGEADWTVAAKHLSEHGTTVLDIQGPGETLTVEIRLPGDFNVANALLAVAMLRQVDVPAEAIAAGLQTAAVPGRMETFTRGDGLAVIVDYAHTPDAVALALQAARGATKGRLFAVVGCGGDRDAGKRPAMGAAAARTADVVIVTDDNPRSEDPATIRAAAIEGARAAVPGFELREVGDRREAIATAIGLAGPGDTVVVLGKGHETGQDVGGVIHPFDDRETVRELIAATQETAL, from the coding sequence ATCAGGCCGCGGCACACAGTCCCGATCAGCCTCGCCGAGCTCGCCGCAACCGCCGGGGCACGCATCCCTGCGACCGATGCGGAGGTGACCGGCGTATCGCTGGACTCCCGCTCGATCCTCCCTGGTGACCTGTACGCCGCCCTGCCGGGCGCGGTCACCCACGGTGCGGCTTTCGTCGAAGGAGCACGAGCCGCCGGCGCTGTCGCGGTACTGACCGACCCGGCCGGTGAGGACCGTGCAATCGCCGCCGGCCTGCCGACGCTCGTAGTCGGCAAACCACGCGAGGTGCTCGGCGCTGTCGCCGCCCAGATCTACGGTGAGCCCACCAAGGGCCTCCGGCTGCTCGGCGTGACCGGTACCAACGGCAAGACCACCACCAGCTACCTGCTCGACGCCGTACTGCGGAACGTCGGCCAAGCGGCCCTGATCGGCACGATCGAGACCCGGATCGGCAGCGGCGCCGATGCGGAGGTCGTCAAGAGCGTCCGGACGACGCCGGAAGCCACCGACCTGCAGGCCTTGTTCGCCGTGATGCGCGAGCAGGCCGTCGCCTGGTGCGCGATGGAGGTGTCGAGCCACGCGCTGGCGATGGGCCGGGTCGACGGGGCGCGGTACGCCGTCGCCGGGTTCACCAATCTGACCCAGGATCACCTCGACTTCCACAAGACGTTCGAGGAGTACTTCGCGGCGAAGGCCTCTCTGTTCACGCCCGAACTGTGCGATCTGGCAGTGGTGAACATCGATGACGAATACGGCCGCCGGCTCGCCGCGCAGACCGTCGTACCGCTGGTGACGGTCTCTACGACCGGCGAGGCGGACTGGACCGTGGCGGCCAAGCACCTGTCCGAGCACGGCACCACGGTGCTGGACATCCAGGGCCCAGGCGAGACGCTCACGGTCGAGATCCGGCTGCCCGGTGACTTCAACGTGGCGAACGCGCTGCTGGCTGTCGCGATGCTCCGGCAGGTCGACGTACCGGCCGAGGCGATTGCGGCGGGACTGCAGACGGCCGCAGTACCGGGGCGGATGGAGACCTTCACGCGTGGCGACGGCCTGGCCGTGATCGTCGACTACGCGCACACGCCGGATGCCGTCGCGCTGGCCCTGCAGGCGGCTCGTGGCGCGACCAAGGGCCGGCTGTTCGCCGTTGTCGGCTGCGGTGGTGACCGGGATGCCGGCAAGCGGCCCGCGATGGGCGCTGCGGCAGCACGGACAGCAGACGTGGTGATCGTGACCGACGACAACCCTCGCAGCGAGGACCCGGCGACGATCCGCGCCGCGGCGATCGAGGGCGCGCGAGCCGCAGTACCGGGGTTTGAGCTGCGCGAGGTGGGGGACCGGCGCGAGGCGATCGCCACCGCGATAGGACTGGCCGGCCCGGGGGATACCGTCGTGGTGCTCGGCAAGGGCCATGAGACAGGTCAGGACGTGGGCGGCGTGATCCACCCGTTCGACGACCGCGAGACCGTGCGCGAACTGATCGCGGCGACCCAGGAGACAGCACTGTGA
- a CDS encoding UDP-N-acetylmuramoyl-tripeptide--D-alanyl-D-alanine ligase produces MIPVSCGQIAEAVGGELFGVDPAAVVDAAVVIDSRKVEPGGLFVAFDGENVDGHDYVAAVTAAGATASITTRAIAGSPCIVVPNAQTALGELARLVISQLPNLTVVGLTGSQGKTSTKDLIAQLLAPYGETVAPYGSFNNELGHPLTALQTNEQTRFLVAEMGARHVGDITYLCRITPPKIGMVLNVGHSHIGEFGSRDAIAQGKGELIEAVLPGGTAILNADDPRVAAMTARTKESVVTFGEGPDADVRATDVVLDADGRPGFTLHVGGTEHAVQLQLVGEHQVPNALAAAAAVQAAGLTPEQIAAGLNTASTKSKWRMEVTERADGVTVINDAYNANPDSVRAALKALVAIGRARGARTWAVLGPMGELGDTSLEEHDGIGRLAVRLDVNRLVAVGEAARPIHLGASLEGSWGNESAYVDSSDEALELLRKELRQGDVVLVKASRFVGLDRLATALIEEASQ; encoded by the coding sequence GTGATCCCAGTCAGTTGCGGCCAGATCGCGGAAGCGGTCGGCGGTGAACTCTTCGGGGTGGACCCCGCGGCCGTCGTCGACGCCGCCGTCGTGATCGACTCCCGCAAGGTCGAGCCGGGCGGCCTGTTCGTCGCCTTCGACGGCGAGAACGTGGACGGGCACGACTACGTCGCCGCGGTGACCGCCGCCGGCGCGACCGCCTCCATCACCACCCGCGCGATCGCGGGCAGCCCCTGCATCGTCGTACCGAATGCACAGACCGCACTCGGCGAGTTGGCCCGGCTGGTGATCTCCCAGCTGCCGAATCTCACCGTGGTCGGGCTGACCGGCTCGCAGGGCAAGACCAGTACGAAGGACCTGATCGCCCAGCTGCTCGCGCCGTACGGCGAGACGGTGGCGCCGTACGGGTCGTTCAACAATGAGCTCGGGCACCCGCTGACCGCCTTGCAGACGAACGAGCAGACCCGGTTCCTGGTCGCGGAGATGGGCGCCCGGCACGTCGGCGACATCACCTACCTGTGCCGGATCACGCCGCCGAAGATCGGCATGGTGCTGAACGTCGGCCACTCCCACATCGGTGAGTTCGGCAGCCGGGACGCGATCGCGCAGGGCAAGGGCGAGCTGATCGAGGCCGTCCTGCCGGGCGGGACCGCCATCCTCAACGCCGACGATCCGCGGGTCGCCGCGATGACCGCCCGGACCAAGGAGTCCGTGGTCACCTTCGGTGAAGGGCCCGACGCGGATGTCCGGGCTACGGATGTCGTCCTCGACGCGGATGGCCGGCCTGGGTTCACCCTGCACGTCGGAGGCACCGAGCACGCCGTACAGCTCCAGCTGGTCGGCGAGCATCAGGTCCCGAACGCGCTGGCCGCCGCTGCCGCCGTACAGGCTGCTGGGCTGACGCCGGAGCAGATCGCCGCCGGGCTGAACACGGCGAGCACGAAGTCGAAGTGGCGGATGGAGGTCACCGAGCGCGCCGACGGCGTGACGGTGATCAACGACGCCTACAACGCCAATCCCGATTCGGTCCGGGCCGCCCTCAAGGCGCTGGTCGCGATCGGCCGGGCCAGAGGAGCCCGGACCTGGGCGGTGCTCGGCCCGATGGGCGAACTGGGCGACACCTCGCTGGAGGAGCACGACGGGATCGGCCGGCTGGCGGTCCGGCTGGACGTCAACCGGCTGGTCGCGGTCGGCGAGGCGGCCCGCCCGATCCACCTCGGCGCCTCCCTGGAAGGATCGTGGGGCAACGAGTCGGCGTACGTCGACAGCTCGGACGAAGCACTCGAGTTGCTTCGCAAGGAATTGCGGCAGGGAGATGTGGTGCTGGTGAAGGCGTCCCGGTTCGTCGGGCTCGACCGGCTGGCCACGGCCCTGATCGAGGAGGCTTCGCAGTGA
- the mraY gene encoding phospho-N-acetylmuramoyl-pentapeptide-transferase: MISILLAGAVSMALTLLGTRLAINVLANRGYGQEIRDDGPTSHHTKRGTPTMGGTVFITATIVGYFVAKLFTMTQPSASALLVLFMFAGMGAVGFLDDFIKIVRQRSLGLRSKAKLAGQTLVAVAFAVLALQFPDDRGQRPASPFISFIRDISWLHLAPILVVIWILLLIAGMSNGVNLADGLDGLATGASMMVFGAYTLICIWQFNQSCGTTPGSRCYEVRDPHDLAVVAAALTGALFGFLWWNASPAKIFMGDTGSLSLGGAVAGLAVMTRTELLVLLLGGLFVIITASVILQVSWFKITKRTGGVGKRLFRMAPLQHHFEMLGWEQVNVVIRFWIISGLCVATGLGLFYAEWVAG; the protein is encoded by the coding sequence GTGATCTCGATCCTGCTCGCGGGCGCCGTGTCGATGGCGCTCACGCTGCTCGGCACCCGGCTGGCGATCAACGTGCTGGCCAACCGCGGCTACGGCCAGGAGATCCGCGACGACGGACCGACGTCGCACCACACCAAGCGCGGGACGCCGACGATGGGCGGCACCGTCTTCATCACCGCGACCATCGTCGGGTACTTCGTGGCGAAGCTGTTCACGATGACCCAGCCGAGCGCGTCGGCGCTGCTGGTGCTGTTCATGTTCGCCGGGATGGGCGCGGTCGGCTTCCTGGACGACTTCATCAAGATCGTCCGGCAGCGCAGCCTCGGCCTGCGCAGCAAGGCGAAGCTGGCCGGGCAGACGCTGGTCGCGGTGGCGTTCGCCGTCCTCGCGCTGCAGTTCCCCGACGATCGCGGCCAGCGGCCAGCGTCGCCGTTCATCTCCTTCATCCGCGACATCAGCTGGCTGCACCTGGCGCCGATCCTGGTCGTGATCTGGATCCTGCTGCTGATCGCCGGGATGTCGAACGGCGTGAACCTGGCCGACGGCCTGGACGGGCTGGCGACCGGAGCCTCGATGATGGTGTTCGGCGCGTACACGCTGATCTGCATCTGGCAGTTCAACCAGAGCTGCGGGACCACGCCGGGCTCGCGGTGTTACGAGGTACGAGATCCGCACGACCTCGCCGTCGTCGCCGCGGCCCTGACGGGTGCCCTGTTCGGGTTCCTGTGGTGGAACGCGTCGCCGGCCAAGATCTTCATGGGTGACACGGGTTCGCTGTCGCTGGGTGGCGCGGTGGCCGGCCTGGCAGTGATGACCCGGACCGAACTGCTGGTGCTGCTGCTCGGCGGGCTGTTCGTCATCATCACCGCCTCGGTGATCCTGCAGGTCAGCTGGTTCAAGATCACCAAACGCACCGGCGGCGTCGGCAAACGGCTCTTCCGGATGGCGCCGCTGCAGCACCACTTCGAGATGCTCGGCTGGGAACAGGTCAACGTGGTGATCCGGTTCTGGATCATCTCCGGCCTCTGCGTCGCCACCGGGCTCGGCTTGTTCTACGCGGAATGGGTGGCCGGATGA
- the ftsW gene encoding putative lipid II flippase FtsW, protein MTTITDRPDDKAAPSSSSSPANERRWVSAVKDVLDRPLTSYHILLGATGLLLVLGLLMVLSASSVLSYNVNHGNQYAIFYRQLIWVGVGLPMAYVASRMTPRHFRMLAYVALLGSVFLLVLTYVPGLGKNVNGNTNWISFGGPLQIQPSEFAKLALVLWCADLYARKQKLLTQWKHLLVPMVPVCGLVIALIIGQHDLGTSLVLMAVMVGMIWVVGAPTRLFVAMLAVVGTIGGFFVSQESYRMARVAQFMDPFADPSGVGWQAYHAFYALSTGGWWGVGIGNSRQKWGNLPEAHTDFIFAVIGEELGLIGSLTVLALFLTLAYAGVRIATRTAEPFIRYAAAGITVWIMAQTLVNLGAVIGLLPIVGIPLPLLSYGGSALLPTLIAIGMLLSFAKAEPGAQGRLEGTPAAVVRVDVVVAYTWPHWP, encoded by the coding sequence ATGACGACGATCACTGACCGTCCGGACGACAAGGCTGCGCCTTCCTCGTCCTCATCCCCGGCGAACGAGCGGCGCTGGGTGTCCGCGGTCAAGGACGTGCTGGACCGGCCGCTCACGTCGTACCACATCCTGCTCGGCGCCACCGGCCTGTTGCTGGTGCTCGGGCTGTTGATGGTGCTGTCGGCGTCCAGCGTCCTGTCGTACAACGTCAACCACGGCAACCAGTACGCGATCTTCTACCGCCAGCTGATCTGGGTCGGCGTCGGCCTGCCGATGGCGTACGTCGCCTCGCGGATGACGCCACGGCACTTCCGGATGCTCGCGTACGTCGCGTTGCTGGGCTCGGTGTTCCTGCTCGTGCTCACCTACGTGCCGGGTCTGGGCAAGAACGTCAACGGCAACACGAACTGGATCTCCTTCGGCGGTCCCCTGCAGATCCAGCCGAGCGAGTTCGCCAAGCTGGCGCTGGTGCTGTGGTGCGCGGATCTCTACGCCCGCAAGCAGAAGCTGCTCACCCAGTGGAAGCATCTGCTGGTCCCGATGGTGCCGGTCTGCGGTCTGGTGATCGCGCTCATCATCGGCCAGCACGACCTGGGTACCTCGCTGGTGCTGATGGCCGTGATGGTCGGGATGATCTGGGTCGTCGGCGCACCGACCAGACTGTTCGTCGCGATGCTGGCCGTGGTCGGCACGATCGGCGGCTTCTTCGTCAGCCAGGAGAGCTACCGGATGGCCCGGGTGGCGCAGTTCATGGATCCGTTCGCGGATCCGAGCGGCGTCGGCTGGCAGGCGTACCACGCGTTCTACGCGCTCTCCACCGGTGGCTGGTGGGGCGTCGGGATCGGCAACAGCCGGCAGAAGTGGGGCAACCTGCCCGAGGCGCACACCGACTTCATCTTCGCGGTGATCGGCGAGGAGCTCGGGCTGATCGGGTCACTGACCGTGCTCGCGCTGTTCCTCACCCTGGCGTACGCCGGTGTCCGGATTGCGACCAGGACCGCCGAGCCGTTCATCCGCTACGCCGCGGCCGGAATCACGGTCTGGATCATGGCCCAGACGCTGGTCAACCTGGGTGCCGTGATCGGACTGCTACCCATCGTGGGTATCCCGCTCCCGCTTTTGTCGTACGGTGGGTCCGCACTGCTGCCGACGCTGATCGCGATCGGCATGCTGTTGTCCTTCGCGAAGGCCGAGCCCGGCGCGCAGGGCCGCCTTGAAGGAACACCGGCGGCCGTTGTTCGGGTGGATGTCGTCGTGGCGTACACCTGGCCGCACTGGCCGTGA
- the murG gene encoding undecaprenyldiphospho-muramoylpentapeptide beta-N-acetylglucosaminyltransferase, whose amino-acid sequence MPSIVLAGGGTAGHTSPLIATADALRRIDPTVEILALGTERGIEVRVIPEAGYRLELIPPVPLPRKPTPALFAVPGKMLSSVNAARKILDEAKADVLVGFGGYVSTPAYVAAWRRKTPIVVHEGNAMPGIANKFAARYCTETVATSFPGTELPHANYVGLPIRRAISTMDRAALRAEARAFFGLDPDAPTVFVTGGSTGAQRLNEGFGGAAADLQAAGVQVLHAIGSKNTLEIEQTGRYPYRVLNYIDRMELAYAAADLVVCRAGANTVTEVSGIGLPAIYVPLPIGNGEQRVNAKAVVDAGGAFLVDNAEVTPDWVRATVPQLVHDQVRLQSMSTAAQGLIRLDADDRLARIILDVVRSAS is encoded by the coding sequence GTGCCGAGTATCGTTCTGGCCGGTGGTGGTACCGCCGGCCATACTTCCCCCCTGATCGCCACCGCCGACGCCCTGCGCCGGATCGACCCGACCGTCGAGATCCTCGCGCTCGGGACCGAGCGCGGGATCGAGGTCCGCGTCATCCCCGAGGCCGGCTACCGGCTCGAGCTGATCCCGCCCGTCCCGTTGCCGCGCAAGCCCACGCCGGCGCTGTTCGCCGTACCGGGCAAGATGCTCAGCTCGGTGAACGCCGCCCGCAAGATCCTCGACGAGGCCAAGGCCGACGTCCTGGTCGGCTTCGGCGGTTACGTCTCCACCCCGGCGTACGTCGCGGCCTGGCGTCGCAAGACCCCGATCGTCGTGCACGAAGGCAACGCGATGCCGGGGATCGCGAACAAGTTCGCGGCCCGCTACTGCACCGAGACCGTGGCGACCTCGTTCCCGGGCACCGAGTTGCCGCACGCCAACTATGTCGGGCTGCCGATCCGCCGGGCGATCTCGACGATGGACCGGGCGGCGCTCCGGGCGGAGGCGCGTGCGTTCTTCGGGCTGGACCCGGACGCGCCGACGGTGTTCGTGACCGGCGGTTCGACCGGCGCCCAGCGGCTCAACGAGGGCTTCGGCGGCGCCGCGGCCGATCTGCAGGCCGCCGGTGTGCAGGTGCTGCACGCGATCGGGTCCAAGAACACCCTGGAGATCGAGCAGACCGGCCGGTACCCGTACCGCGTGCTCAACTACATCGACCGGATGGAGCTCGCCTACGCCGCGGCCGACCTGGTCGTCTGCCGTGCGGGTGCGAACACGGTCACCGAGGTTTCCGGTATCGGGCTGCCTGCCATCTACGTTCCGCTGCCGATCGGTAACGGTGAGCAGCGAGTCAACGCCAAGGCGGTCGTGGACGCCGGTGGCGCGTTCCTGGTCGACAACGCCGAGGTGACGCCGGACTGGGTCCGCGCGACCGTTCCGCAACTTGTGCACGACCAGGTGCGTCTACAGAGCATGTCCACCGCTGCGCAGGGTCTGATCCGTCTCGACGCCGACGACCGGTTGGCGCGGATCATCCTCGATGTGGTGAGGTCTGCTTCGTGA
- the murC gene encoding UDP-N-acetylmuramate--L-alanine ligase, whose translation MIVTAPDTHLPAEKLGRVHFVGIGGAGMSGIARIMASRGIEVSGSDAKDGRVLAALRALGATCWVGHAAEHVAAVDTVVVSTAIRETNPEVVAARAAGIPILPRAAALASVMVGRRTIAVAGTHGKTTTTSMLTVALQHCAADPSYAIGGNLNESGSNAHDGSGELFVAEADESDKSFLTYSPEVSIVTSVEPDHLDNYGDEASYRLAFEQFCDRVVPGGFMVICVDDAGARRLAEFARARGIDVRTYGEAEDADTRVTELTATGAVQSFVPVFRGRKLPIVHLQQAGKHNALNAAAALTVGLGLHFSAADLAEGLASFTGTGRRFEFKGQEDGVRVFDSYAHHPTELTVDLIAARQVAGEGRVIACFQPHLFSRTRIFATEFSVALGLADEVVVMDIFAAREDPEPGVTGALIANHVPLKPDQVRFEPSWSAVPRVVADLAVPGDLVVTLGAGDVTLIGPEVVGLLAERAALTAATIE comes from the coding sequence GTGATCGTCACCGCCCCTGATACCCACCTGCCCGCCGAGAAGCTGGGCCGGGTGCACTTCGTCGGAATCGGCGGCGCCGGCATGTCCGGTATCGCCCGCATCATGGCCTCCCGCGGGATCGAGGTCTCCGGATCCGACGCCAAGGACGGCCGTGTGCTTGCCGCGCTGCGCGCCCTGGGCGCCACCTGCTGGGTCGGTCACGCCGCCGAGCACGTCGCGGCCGTGGACACCGTCGTGGTCTCCACCGCGATCCGGGAGACCAACCCCGAGGTGGTCGCCGCCCGGGCTGCCGGTATCCCGATCCTGCCGCGGGCAGCCGCGCTCGCCTCGGTGATGGTCGGCCGCCGCACGATCGCGGTCGCCGGGACGCATGGCAAGACCACCACCACGTCGATGCTGACGGTCGCGCTGCAGCACTGCGCCGCCGACCCGTCGTACGCGATCGGTGGCAACCTGAACGAGTCCGGCTCGAACGCGCACGACGGCAGCGGTGAGCTGTTCGTCGCCGAGGCCGACGAGTCCGACAAGTCGTTCCTGACCTACAGCCCCGAGGTGTCGATCGTCACGTCGGTCGAGCCGGACCACCTGGACAACTACGGCGACGAGGCCAGTTACCGGCTCGCGTTCGAGCAGTTCTGTGATCGGGTCGTCCCCGGCGGATTCATGGTGATCTGTGTCGACGACGCCGGTGCCCGCCGGTTGGCCGAGTTCGCCCGCGCCCGCGGCATCGACGTACGGACGTACGGCGAAGCGGAGGACGCGGACACCCGGGTGACCGAACTCACCGCGACCGGTGCGGTCCAGTCGTTCGTGCCGGTGTTCCGCGGCCGCAAGCTGCCGATCGTGCATCTGCAGCAGGCCGGCAAGCACAACGCGCTGAACGCGGCGGCCGCCCTCACCGTCGGCCTCGGGCTGCACTTCTCCGCCGCGGACCTGGCCGAGGGGCTCGCTTCCTTCACCGGGACCGGCCGCCGGTTCGAGTTCAAGGGCCAGGAGGACGGCGTCCGCGTCTTCGACTCCTACGCCCACCACCCGACCGAGCTGACGGTGGACCTGATCGCCGCCCGGCAGGTCGCGGGGGAGGGCCGCGTGATCGCGTGCTTCCAGCCGCACCTGTTCAGCCGGACCAGGATCTTCGCGACCGAGTTCTCCGTGGCGCTGGGGCTGGCCGACGAGGTCGTCGTGATGGACATCTTCGCCGCGCGGGAGGACCCCGAGCCCGGGGTCACCGGCGCGCTGATCGCGAACCATGTGCCGCTGAAGCCGGACCAGGTCCGGTTCGAGCCGTCCTGGTCGGCCGTTCCGCGAGTGGTCGCCGACCTCGCCGTACCGGGTGACCTGGTGGTCACCCTCGGCGCCGGCGACGTCACGCTGATCGGGCCCGAGGTGGTCGGGCTACTGGCCGAACGTGCGGCGCTGACCGCCGCGACGATCGAGTGA
- a CDS encoding cell division protein FtsQ/DivIB, producing the protein MVTERVPVVVVTDGKKFELVDATGVSFKSVPNRPDGLPEALVVGARRDVTIRSVVTVSAALPIALRAEVASISAASPDSITLNLGSGVTVVWGSSDDSARKAEVLSVLMKRQAKTYDVSAPDLPVTKGEKK; encoded by the coding sequence GTGGTTACCGAGCGGGTACCGGTGGTCGTCGTCACCGACGGCAAGAAGTTCGAGCTGGTCGACGCGACCGGGGTGTCCTTCAAGAGCGTGCCGAACAGGCCGGACGGGCTGCCCGAAGCGCTGGTGGTCGGTGCCCGACGCGATGTCACGATCCGTTCGGTGGTGACGGTTTCGGCTGCCCTGCCGATCGCGTTGCGGGCCGAGGTGGCGTCGATCTCGGCGGCCTCGCCGGACTCGATCACCCTCAACCTCGGGTCCGGGGTGACGGTTGTCTGGGGCAGTTCCGATGACAGTGCGCGCAAGGCCGAAGTACTCAGCGTGCTGATGAAGCGCCAGGCGAAGACCTACGACGTGTCGGCGCCCGATCTTCCTGTCACCAAAGGGGAAAAGAAGTAA